From Candidatus Paceibacterota bacterium:
AGCAGAAAGAGAAATAGGGATATGGGTAAAAGAAAATGAAATTATTAACTATCGCCATATCCAAAGTAAAATGCTTTATGATGTTAATTTAGACGGAATTTTAGAATAAATCTGCCTGTTTGACATTGATTTTCAAAGCGATATAATAAAATTGACCCTGTTCTCCTTTATTTAGTTTCTGGACTATAAGAATTTAAGGGGATTCCTAATTTGCGCTTGCCGAGGCAAGCGCCAGCGGAAACCCAATTTGGATTATTCTCCAAGATTCTATTTAAAGGATGCAGGGTTTTAAATAATTGTATAAAATGAGTTCTAAAAAAATAAATAAAAAGACAACAATAAAAGAGATTTTAGAAATAGAAGGGGCAGAAGAGATTTTGGAAAAATATAATCTTCCCTGTTTGTCTTGTCCTATGGCTTCTTTTGAAATAAATTCTTTGCAAATAGGAGATGTTTCAAAAATGTACGGACTTGACGGAGATTCTTTAATTAAAGAATTAAACAAGCTTTAAATGAAAAAAAGAATACAAATACTGTCGTTTTTTATTTTTTTCGTTTTATTTTTCCCCTTTTCTGGATTTGCTGCAGAAACAATTAACCTTCCTTTTTTAGGGGAGGTGAATTTGTTTCAATTTTCACTGCCTGTTCTATCTATTGTTCTTGGAACTATAGATGGGCTTAATGTTTGCTCGATTGGGGCGCTGGTTTTGATCTTGAGCATAGTTCTTGTTTTTAAAAAAAGATCTTCAATTTTATTTTTCGGAGGGCTTTTTTTATTTGTTGTTTCAATTGTTTACGGAATTTTGGTCATGTTTTGGTATCAGGTTTTTTCTTTTATTTTGCCTTTTTTTACTTATATGAGAGCGGCGATAAGCGCCATTTCTTTTTTTGGAGGAATTTATTTCTTTAAAGAATTTTTACGGCTTAGAAAAGGCCTTACCTGCACGATGAGTAATAACAAGTTAGTTGAAAAGACGGTAAAACATCTTCAGGAATCGTTTTCTTCCAAAAAAAGTTTTTTTGCTTTAGTTCTATCTGTTATTTTTTTCACAGCGGTAGTGACTATAATTGAGTTTCCGTGTTCGGCAGCAATTCCAGTTGTCTTTACCAGTATTTTGGCTGAAAAAGGAGTTGGAATATTGGGATATCTTTTTTATATCTTACTTTATCTTTTCTTCTATCTTTTGGATGAAATCGTGGTTTTTCTTGTTGCGGTTTTTACAAAAAAGATTTGGTTTAGAGAAGGGAAATTTATAACCTATGCAACTCTTGCGGGTTCTCTTGTTTTATTCTTTATCGCTTATTATTACGCTTTTTTATAATCGTTATAAGATTTTATTAATATTTTTTAAAATGGAATCAAAAAAACAAATTATTATTTACGTCTTTATTATCTTGCTGGTTTTTTTCGGCATTGTTTTTTATAATTCCAAAAATAGTAATAGTAATTTGCAAATAGAAGAAAGCGCAGTTAATATTTATTATTTTTGGGTTCAAGGATGTTCTTATTGTGCAGCTGAGTCAATATGGATAGAAGAAATGGAAGAAAAATATGAGAGTATAAATTTTTTGAAACTTGAGGCAAATAAAAATTCCGGTATTTTTTTAAGCTTATTGGAAAAATTTGATGTTTCATTAAATATGAGAGGAAGTGTTCCGGCCACTTTTATAGGAGATAAATATTTTATAGGTTTTAATCAAGAAATAGGAGAAGAAATGGAAGAAAAAATAAAAGAGTGTTTTGAAGAAGAAAATTGCGTTAATCCTTTAAATAAATAAATTATGTTTGATAAATTAAAACAACTTAAAAAAGCAAGAGATATTCAAAAAGCGCTGGAGAATAGGGAAATTGCTCATGAAAAAGAAGGAGTAAGCGTTATTGTTGGCGGTAATTTAAAAATAAAAGAAATAAAGATCAATCCTTCTCTTGATAAGGAAAGACAGGAAGTTATTTTAAAAGATTGCCTAAATGAAGCAATGGAAAAAGTTCAAATGATGGCTGCAAGAGAAATATCTAATCTTGGCGGATTTTAATATTTATTCAAATATTATTGCCAAGAATATATTGCTTTGTTATAATAAAAGAAAGATTATTTTCTTAAAAGCTTTTTTCTAAAATTTTTATTTTGCTTTGTTATAATAAACATAAAAAAAAGAGTTCTTCAAAAGGTCGAGGAGAAAAATTTAAAAAAACAAAAAAATGTCAAATAATAGCGTAAAAGCAATAGTTATATTTAACGTAATATTTTTAGTTATTGTCGGAGGATTTTGGATAATTCTCTCAAGTAAGGAAATGGCAAAAACAGAAGAAATT
This genomic window contains:
- a CDS encoding YbaB/EbfC family nucleoid-associated protein, which produces MFDKLKQLKKARDIQKALENREIAHEKEGVSVIVGGNLKIKEIKINPSLDKERQEVILKDCLNEAMEKVQMMAAREISNLGGF